The nucleotide window AACCATGACGAATATCCTGCCTCACAAATAAAGGGCAGGAGAAACACTTTGGAGAAAGTATAGCATCATTTCCTATGACTGTTCATCAACTGGGAACATTTCACCTAACACACTGCAGGAAACAGGGTCAAGCACAAACTTCAGGCACACAACAAGATGGGTTTTCATTTCcggaaaaaaaaagttccattCATGcttaaaaaaacagaaaagaagaaaagaaacacaACTAGGTGAAGGTGAGCAGATCTTCAGAAGCATACCTTTTCTTTAGAGGACAAAGTCGGGTGAACAAACTTCCTATACAGCACACTGGATCCCTTTGTGTACGGTGAAAGTAACCACACCATAAAAGCAATTTTGAGCTCATAGTAAAATGGAAGCCTTCAAAAGAAACAAGAGATGAGTCCTAGCTAGGCATCATGATTTCAAGCTCTTTGTCATCAGGCATAATTGTTTGATCAACATTGAATCAAGGGATACGCCTTCAGTGGGAAATGAGCAGGAAGGCATTATTTCACTTACCAACACAAGAATAAATCTGTGATCACTTCAGCTGCTGTGAATAGTGCAAATATTATCCAATACATCATCCATTTTACCTGTTGAAATACAAAAACATTCTAaagaaatttttgaaatttaaatGTGACTGAGCACATTCCTGTAAGATGAAGCTGAAAAAGCGGGCTGTAGATGTGAGTGCAGTAAGGCATGAAATGCTCATTATATAGATAACGTTATGCAGTTCATACTCACATATTCTCTCACATCTTTTGATTTGACAGCTTTATATGATGAGTATGCAGGGTAAAGGGTCCCAAATATGAGCCTGTGAGATACAAATAGATCAACTAGATCAGCAGTACAGGATTCAGTTTAGCCTGAGTGTTATAACCTTCAGTATAACCTTTAATAAATACATTAAATGTAAATGAATAAATTATGGTTATTTGCATTAAAGATGGCCTAATGTCGGGGCGgcatggcctcacagcaagaaggtccgggttcgagccccgtggccggcgagggcctttctgtgcggagtttgcatgttctccccgtgtctgtgtgggtttcctccgggtgctccggtttcccccacagtccaaagacatgcaggttaggttaactggtgactataaattgaccgtaggtgtgaatgtgagtgtgaatggttgtttgtctctatgtgtcagcccggtgatgacctggcgacttgtccagggtgtaccccacctctcgcccatagtcagctgggataggctccagcttgcctgcgaccctgtagaacaggataagcggccacagataatggatggatggataggaatGTCTGTTATTTGACTAAATGTAAATCGAAATTTTCAAAGTGCACCTTATAATGTAACATATTAAAATGTTTCTAGACCCTGTAATAACTATATAGTGCTGTATTAAGAGATGGCCACAATATATATATGTGCAAGGAAAGTATTCTGTGTTCTGATTAAACTATTTAAGTTAAAGGTATTAATTAAAAAGTTTATAGGTTGCCAGATTTTCAATAACATCTAGACCATCCCTATAAATCATTTACTTTTATGCCTAAATAGAATCAGATATCAGAAAATAAGGCTGTGAAAGAtgactgcatttttttttactgtcattTGCAATGTAGCCTAAAATCAAGTGACAACTGAAGGTTAGACTAATAGAATTTTATAAATCAGCTAGAGGTACATACTCAAATATACACCGAATGTCAGCCTAATAGTCCTAATGTTTATTAAGTGgcaatttttgtaaatttgtTATAATTCTGCCAAAATCTGCAATCCACATATACTttattaaatataataataataatgcaggaTATGCACTGCCTGTAGATACTGCTCTCTATTATAAATATACTACTGCATTTGAAAACCATAAAAATTGTATACAATTTTGGCCTCACTGTATGTATTCAGGGAaagacagccattcacattcacacctatgggcagtttagagtagccagttgatctactctgcatgtctttggactgtgggaagaaaccagagcatccggaggaaacgcacacaggcatggggagaacagcaaactccacacagaaagaccccagttgactgataggttcaaacccagaaacttACTGCTGTGAGGTGAAAGTGTTAATCACTGCACAACTGTGAAACCCCTCACTGTGTGCACTTAATTCTAAATACATCTTGTAACCTGAAAGAAAAACTACTCCAGCAAAATTGATACCACACTGCATCTGGCTAGTTTCTTTCAGGCTTCTGTTTACATTTTTCTGCTCTTCAGTCAGTACACAGCTGCTCAGGTTTTATCTTCACCATGTTTAGATGCAATGTCTTGAAACTTATCCTCTGCAGCGTCTGATTGTTTGGATGTGACTGTATAACAATCCTACTAATTTTCCCGAACATGTGGAGTTCAAAATGGTTCATAGCAGGTGTATAACTGGTGAAGACTGACCAACAGCCCCACTGATggtaatttcatctcattatctctagccgctttatcctgttctacagggtcgcaggcaagctggagcctatcccagctgactatgggcgaaaggcggggtacaccctggacaagtcgccaggtcatcacagggctgacacatagacacagacaaccactcacactcacattcacacctacggtcaatttagagtcaccagttaacctaacctgcatgtctttggactgtgggggaaaccggagcacccggaggaaacccacgcggacacggggagaacatgcaaactccacacagaagggccctcgccggccccggggctcgaacccaggaccttcttgctgtgaggcgacagcgctaaccactacaccaccgtgccgcccccctgatGGTAACTTGTTTCGTGTAATTTTTAAGATGttcatttattgatttatttctgaatttattttcaaccacaaaatgtgGAGGACGCCATTTGCTGACGatgtttaacaaaaaaaaaacacaacactgtCAAATATAAAAATCTCGCAATTACCCCCACAACTATGCACAGCTTGCAACATCTTTTTGATGTTTGAACAGTATCTTTAATAGAAAGAGCAAAGCATATGACCTGAGCACACGGTAGTGTTAGTGAGTGTGGAGCATGAGCACAATGAGCCCAATGTGCTGTGATTTGTGCACACAAAGGTATTTGCAAATGTGCAGCGGTGAAGTGAGAGCATTTCAGTTCCACGAgcaacgagacacacacacacacacacacatcctttcCCCGTTTGCCAGGATTTACCCTTTGCTCACAAGTCAAGTTAATTACAGTAGAAGCACCATGGCCTAAAATAATAAGAAAAGTATTTTTAGATCTTTATTTCATTATTACTGAAAAATTGTGGTTATAGCACTGTATTACTGCAGTTATACCATAGTTACCCGAATATATTACCTGAATACCATAATATATATACATAGTTACCATAGTTCTGTTCACTGTAGAAGAAACTACTTTTGTATCCTATTCAGAATTTTTAGTGATGGAAAAGTACATTGTGATCTTAGGCTACTGTTGAGTGGCTGTCACACTCAGCGACATCTCACATCTCCCCAGTAAATAGCATGCAATCGGACTGGGTTTAGATTAGTTCTTCCCTTGGACCTCTGGAGAACGCCTTAAGGTttctgagtttaaaaaaaaacagtttccAGGTAAAAATGTAATCCTGCTTAGCTATCTCAGATGGTTGTTTTGTTCCTAAGAGTACAATATGACTGTTGGTCTCAAAGTGGGGTCACAGCATAGTCAAAGggtccatgtttttgtttttttgttacagTGGTGGAAACACAATATCACATTATCAAAGTTATTCTATGGGGTCCAGGCACTACAGTCAACTCAGACCTAATGTGTTCGATCAGTAGAAATGTCAGGTATAGAGCGTTCTATGGCTCCCAAAAAATACAATAACATTTTTTCTAATAATTTTCATGAAATAAATCTATACTGATGGGGTGTGTAGAATTTATTTTCAAATTAAAGGCTACGAAAAGTTTGATAATCACTGCAATATGGAGCTGAAGACTTTACAATGCTAAATCTGTAGCGGAGATACAACTGCAGCGCCCCCTGTTGGAGAAGTTTGAACGCGTTTATAAACTTCAGCGTTGTTGTCATGTTGTAATCAGTAGGAAAGACATTGTGACATTGTTTCTGACATTGAAGCGTCACATAATATAGAAGGCTAAACTGTAAGGACATTTAGCTACCAGGTATGTCAAAGTAACTCATAGTAGGCTATTAGTTTAATCagctatgtaataataataataataataataataataataataataataataatatagtaacACGTTGCCCGGAAGACTGTACAATACACTTCAATACATCCAGCAGATGTCGGGTGTGTAGTTTGCAGGCCAAACACGTTTTTATGACCCTGATTATTTTCCAAGTTTATTCTGCCTGCTTGACAAAAATAGCTCAGACACCCGAACGTTCCTAACTCAGGGACACAGAGAAGCGAGCTGAGCCAGACGAAACTGAAGTGAACCGCGTTGTTGTGGAGCTACAGGGCCCCTGAAGGCCCGAAAGGTGATACTTATTATCTTGTGCGCACAGTTATACAAGCCCCAAGACTTCAAGGGGCCCCTGAGTAATTAGAAATCAGAAACTCCCAGAAAAACCTGGGCCAAAGCTGCACCTGTGTTCAAGTCCATATCTGTACACAAATGCTCTCACAGCTCAGAGACAGCTGCACATCTGATCTAAGCAAGTGCTCGACCTACATACAGACTAACCGCCcagaaaacagacagacagacagacagggcaaaaaaaacaaacaaaaaataaacagcCAACTCACACACTGACACCGTGTCATCACACCTTGCTGCTCCACCACCATATTGTGCCCTGCCAACCTGAATGCCAGTCAGTTTGTACCCTATATTTAGATCATTAGGACGCTGTGATGCAGCTCTTTAGTGTCCAGCAAAGTGTCGCCCATGCCATGTAACCGGATATTGTAATCTAAATTTAATTGGCTCGCCATTTTGTGGTTTCTTTTACACACAAGCTTAAGTtttccattattaaaaaaaaacaaaaacaaattgaacttattataaaGTAATGATGTGCATGCAGGTTTATGTAGGTATAATTTGCTTTAATAGGCTAATTTGATTTCTTTTAAATATTGCAAACCCAGTCCCTATTTCAGAAGATTAACCCCATCACACCCAGTGACAGGCCGAATGTCAtccccatttttttttattttattttttttttaaagatacgaGGAGAAAAAAAATCCTTTATATCCTGATGGGCGCTGGCTGCAGAAACATCTTCAGATGAAATGCAGTGAAAGAAACGCGCATAATTGTCCAGATTTGCGTCACAGCGCCTTTGTTTGGCCGCAGTTTATTCACAGCTCTGGATATGACACTAATTCACTTCGGTTTGGGGAAGAGAGAGATTCAGGACAACACTAGCTGTCACTCGTCTGTATTAGATTAATCAAACACGTCTGTATGAGAAAGTCTTACCGCGTCACgacttgcatatatatatatatatatttttttttttaattattattattataataatattctGCTTGGAATTAAGGAGGTAACATAAACACGGTCCTGAACAGCACAAAAGAGAGATGAGACTAAACCTAAAGATTTAGACtggagggggggagagaaaagCATTGCACGAATAGAAGAAAAATACTTACACCACAAGCCTGGAAATAATCCACGAGACCATTGCGCTATGATCTGAGAGCTGCTTGTCAGCAGGGAGGAGTTTCCTTCGCGACTGCTGGCGGTGACTGTTTGACAGCGGACACTTCTGCGCATGCGCCAAAAGCTATGGCTAGCTCCAAAACCGCACACTAGCATACTAAAGAGAATTTCACAAAACGGAATATCAAAATACCAATAACTCAGACACACACTTTAATCCCTGCACCACATATACCTATACCAGAGTAGCTAATTACAAAGAATGTCGAATAATAGTTTATACTTAGTGTATAGCTCCAGTAAATAGTGTACTATTTTTAGATACTATTTAGTACGGAAGTATGTGATTAGCCTGATTCGAGATGCGAGCGTTGTATGGAAGGCCAAAATGGCCAAAAGTCATTACTCAGAAAATGGACACCACGTGACAGACCAAACTCGAcatgttcagttctctgtttattcctgaaatttggtgagtttGTGAACCATACAATACAGATATTATATTCAAGTCTATGAGACAGGCACACAGTGTTTGGCAACTTGATATAAGAGAGGattgtttggtgtgtgtgtgtgtgtgttttttttaatccctGAGTCATGGTTAAAGCCAACACCCTCCTTTTTATACATAAACTGACAATGAATGAAGAGTCAAAGCTCTAGCCTATCAGTAACACAAACCTTTTACATTGTATgaagagcacacatactatacaaacaagaacacacacacttaGGAAGGCTTGTTAAAACAAAATTCTCAGTGGATATGACATTCCCAGCTCTCCTCAGTAAAAAGGAAGGCTTTGGTTACCTCTAACACTAAACCATTCAGTAATTTAGTCCTGTGTTACATTACAGCAAaccagttaaaggaacagtccaccgtacttccataatgaaatatgctcttatctgaattgagacgagctgatccgtacctctccgagctttgcgcgacctcccagtcagtcagacgcagtcagacgcgctgtcactcctgttagcaatgtagctaggctcagtatggccaatggtattttttggggctgtagttagatgcgaccaaactcttccgcgtttttcctgtttacataggtttatatgaccagtgatatgaaacaagttcagttacacaaattgaaacgtagcgattttctatggaaagtccgcactataatgacaggcgtactaacaccttctgcgcgcttcggcagcgcattgatatctgagctccgtatcaatgcgctgtcgaagcgcgcagaaggtgttagtacgcctgtcattatagtgcggactttccatagcatagaaaatcgctacgtttcaatttgtgtaactgaacttgtttcatatcactggtcatataaacctatgtaaacaggaaaaacgcagaagagtttggtcgcatctaactacagccccaaaaaataccattggccatactgagcctagctacattgctaacaggagtgacagcgcgtctgactgcgtctgactgactgggaggtcgcgcaaagctcggagaggtacggagcagcttgtctcaattcagataagagcatatttcattatggaagtacggtggactgttcctttaaggcccaATATTACAAACACAATTaggtggttgacaaaatacggATAGACTAcggattatggaaatataattaaaaaaggatagaaaatacagagtggttatggatttgCCATGGACATTTCAGTATATCATGGACTGGTTccggatttcatacggatgacgtATCACGGATGGTTACTTTTACAGATGTTGCTACCGAGTCTACGGAACAACGACACAGACGTCACAAAGATTGTCTCCATGGTGACGTTATCTGCCGATGGTAGCTACATGATGGAGGTAGAAGCGCCAAATAAAGTCGAGTCAATACTAACTAATCGTAGACAAGTCTTTTGATAAGAGATGTGGAACATCTACACGTGGAACAATATACAGAGAACACAACTCTGAGATGCCATTTTTACCAAAAGGAGGTGAAGTTTACATATTTCACCCAAAGACTGATGTAGAAGATGGTCACAGataaattataataaaaaaggatacaaaatacagagtggttatagATTTTAATACAGATGTATCACGGCTGCtagtaatttacggattggtcatggaTCTCATACggatgatgtctcatctcatctcattatctctagccgctttatcctgttctacagggtcgcaggcaagctggagcctatcccagctgactacgggcgagaggcggggtatcacagggctgacacatagacacagacaaccattcacactcacattcaca belongs to Neoarius graeffei isolate fNeoGra1 chromosome 11, fNeoGra1.pri, whole genome shotgun sequence and includes:
- the reep1 gene encoding receptor expression-enhancing protein 1 isoform X1, with product MVSWIISRLVVLIFGTLYPAYSSYKAVKSKDVREYVKWMMYWIIFALFTAAEVITDLFLCWLPFYYELKIAFMVWLLSPYTKGSSVLYRKFVHPTLSSKEKDIDEYLCQAKDKSYDTLMHFGRKSLNVAATAAVMAATKGQGVLSDRLRSFSMHDLTTIESDDQASVTTQPASGQHRARSMMRSKSEAAYSKTSS